Proteins from a single region of Phalacrocorax carbo chromosome 25, bPhaCar2.1, whole genome shotgun sequence:
- the WNT3 gene encoding proto-oncogene Wnt-3 has translation MDVEVRIMQRLVSRSLALGQQYSSLGSQPILCGSIPGLVPKQLRFCRNYIEIMPSVAEGVKLGIQECQHQFRGRRWNCTTIDDSLAIFGPVLDKATRESAFVHAIASAGVAFAVTRSCAEGTSTICGCDSHHKGPPGDGWKWGGCSEDADFGVLVSREFADARENRPDARSAMNRHNNEAGRTTILDHMHLKCKCHGLSGSCEVKTCWWAQPDFRAIGDYLKDKYDSASEMVVEKHRESRGWVETLRAKYALFKPPTERDLVYYENSPNFCEPNPETGSFGTRDRTCNVTSHGIDGCDLLCCGRGHNTRTEKRKEKCHCIFHWCCYVSCQECIRVYDVHTCK, from the exons GTCCCTTGCACTAGGTCAGCAGTACAGCTCCCTGGGGTCCCAGCCCATCCTCTGCGGCTCCATCCCCGGCCTTGTCCCCAAGCAGCTCCGCTTCTGCCGCAACTACATCGAGATCATGCCCAGCGTGGCCGAGGGGGTGAAGCTGGGCATCCAGGAGTGCCAGCACCAGTTCCGGGGCCGCCGCTGGAACTGCACCACCATCGATGACAGTTTGGCCATCTTCGGTCCGGTCCTGGACAAAG CTACGCGAGAGTCTGCCTTTGTCCATGCCATTGCGTCGGCAGGGGTGGCCTTCGCTGTAACCCGCTCCTGTGCCGAGGGCACGTCCACCATCTGCGGCTGTGACTCCCACCACAAAGGACCGCCAGGAGATGGCTGGAAATGGGGGGGATGCAGCGAGGATGCCGACTTTGGCGTGCTGGTGTCCCGGGAATTCGCAGATGCCCGAGAGAACCGGCCGGACGCCCGCTCAGCCATGAACAGACACAACAACGAGGCCGGCAGGACG ACCATCCTGGATCACATGCACCTGAAGTGCAAGTGCCACGGCCTCTCGGGAAGCTGCGAGGTCAAGACCTGCTGGTGGGCCCAGCCGGATTTCCGGGCAATTGGTGACTACCTGAAGGATAAATACGACAGCGCCTCTGAGATGGTGGTTGAAAAGCACCGAGAATCTCGGGGATGGGTAGAAACTCTTAGGGCCAAGTATGCTCTTTTCAAGCCGCCGACAGAGCGGGATCTGGTCTACTATGAGAACTCCCCCAATTTTTGTGAGCCCAACCCAGAGACGGGCTCCTTTGGGACAAGGGACAGAACATGCAACGTCACCTCCCACGGGATCGACGGCTGTGACCTGCTGTGCTGCGGTCGTGGCCACAACACCAGGACTGAGAAACGGAAGGAGAAGTGTCACTGTATCTTCCACTGGTGCTGCTACGTGAGCTGCCAGGAGTGCATACGCGTCTACGACGTCCACACCTGCAAGTAA